A genomic region of Sideroxydans sp. CL21 contains the following coding sequences:
- the ccsA gene encoding cytochrome c biogenesis protein CcsA, with protein sequence MSNQALHLLTFALYFILAILFWRAQAAGNAEQQNRGVLGFAVIVPLALHGWLLYDTLFVWGALNLGLVYALSLILWLTVLVYWLARYFYPLSSLQTLVLPLAAISTALPAIFPEAHILSQPASGLFDTHVLGAMLAYSLFTIAALHAGLISLVEKRLHHAKLPKVLRNLPPLMTMEILLFRIIGIGFLLLTITVASGMLFSEKIFGHPLRFTHMTLFGMVSWVVFAVLLLGHQFYGWRGHTAVRWTMSGFVFLVLAYLGTQFVLEVFLHR encoded by the coding sequence ATGTCGAACCAAGCTCTGCATCTGCTAACGTTTGCCCTTTATTTCATACTGGCTATTCTGTTCTGGCGCGCACAGGCGGCGGGTAATGCCGAGCAGCAGAATCGGGGCGTATTGGGTTTTGCGGTCATCGTGCCTTTGGCGCTGCACGGGTGGTTGCTGTATGACACCTTGTTTGTCTGGGGAGCGCTAAACTTGGGACTGGTCTATGCGCTGTCGCTGATTTTGTGGCTGACAGTGCTGGTGTATTGGTTGGCGCGCTACTTCTATCCATTATCCAGCTTGCAGACCCTGGTATTGCCGCTGGCAGCCATCAGCACGGCGCTGCCGGCGATTTTCCCCGAGGCGCACATCCTGTCACAGCCTGCTTCAGGCCTGTTCGATACGCATGTTCTCGGCGCCATGTTGGCCTACAGCTTGTTTACCATCGCGGCCTTGCATGCGGGGTTGATCTCCCTGGTCGAAAAGCGCCTGCACCATGCCAAGCTGCCCAAGGTATTGCGCAACCTGCCGCCCCTGATGACCATGGAAATCCTGCTATTCCGTATTATCGGTATCGGATTCCTGTTGCTGACCATTACCGTTGCATCAGGCATGCTGTTTTCGGAGAAGATCTTCGGCCATCCCTTGCGCTTTACCCACATGACCCTGTTTGGGATGGTTTCCTGGGTGGTATTCGCCGTACTGTTATTGGGGCATCAGTTCTACGGCTGGCGCGGCCATACGGCGGTGCGCTGGACCATGAGCGGCTTCGTATTCCTTGTATTGGCCTATCTGGGCACCCAATTCGTGCTGGAAGTCTTCCTGCACCGCTAG
- the ffh gene encoding signal recognition particle protein, with the protein MLDNLTQRFTGIVKNLRGQARLTESNIQDALREVRLALLEADVALPVVKDFIAKVKEAALGQEVIGNLQPGQALIGVVNRELTKLMGEHNDALNLAAVPPAVILMAGLQGAGKTTSSGKLAKLLREQNKKKVLLVSCDVYRPAAIEQLRTLAQQLDIDFFPSDISQKPLDIALAALDWARKHHHEVLIVDTAGRLAVDEAMMAEIKNLHAALKPIETLFVVDAMTGQDAVNTAKAFGDALPLTGIILTKLDGDARGGAALSVRQITGKPIKFVGVSEKPNGLEAFHPERMAQRILGMGDVLSLIEEAQRNVDIGEAEKLAKKMHSGKGFDLNDFKMQIVQMKKMGGMSALMDKLPAQLSKAAAGANVDERQINRTEGIINSMTPFERTHPELIKASRKRRIAAGAGVQVMHVNQLLNQFEQSQKMMKMFSSKGGMAKMMRGMAGKFPGMGR; encoded by the coding sequence ATGTTGGATAACCTTACACAACGCTTCACCGGCATCGTCAAAAATCTGCGCGGCCAGGCGCGGCTGACCGAAAGCAACATTCAGGATGCCCTCAGGGAGGTTCGCCTTGCGCTGCTGGAGGCCGATGTCGCGCTGCCGGTCGTCAAAGACTTCATCGCCAAGGTAAAGGAAGCCGCACTGGGGCAGGAAGTCATCGGCAACCTGCAGCCGGGACAGGCGCTGATCGGCGTAGTGAACCGCGAACTGACCAAACTGATGGGCGAGCACAACGACGCGCTCAACCTTGCCGCCGTGCCGCCCGCCGTGATCCTGATGGCCGGCCTGCAGGGCGCGGGCAAGACCACCAGCAGCGGCAAGCTGGCCAAACTGTTGCGCGAGCAAAATAAAAAGAAAGTATTGCTGGTGAGTTGCGACGTTTATCGCCCCGCCGCAATCGAGCAACTGCGCACGCTGGCACAACAGCTCGACATTGACTTTTTCCCTTCCGATATCAGCCAGAAGCCGCTGGATATTGCGCTCGCCGCCTTGGACTGGGCACGCAAACACCACCATGAAGTGCTGATCGTCGACACCGCCGGCCGCCTCGCCGTGGACGAAGCGATGATGGCCGAGATCAAGAACCTGCATGCCGCACTGAAACCGATCGAGACCCTGTTCGTGGTCGACGCGATGACAGGACAGGATGCGGTGAACACGGCCAAAGCCTTCGGCGATGCGCTGCCGCTCACCGGCATCATCCTCACCAAACTGGATGGCGATGCGCGCGGCGGCGCGGCCTTGTCGGTGAGGCAGATCACCGGCAAGCCGATCAAGTTCGTCGGCGTCAGCGAAAAACCGAACGGCCTCGAAGCCTTTCACCCCGAACGCATGGCGCAACGCATCCTCGGCATGGGTGACGTGCTGTCCCTGATTGAAGAAGCGCAACGCAACGTCGATATCGGCGAAGCCGAAAAGCTCGCGAAGAAGATGCACAGCGGCAAAGGCTTCGACCTCAACGATTTCAAGATGCAGATCGTGCAGATGAAAAAGATGGGCGGCATGTCGGCATTGATGGACAAATTGCCCGCACAGCTTTCCAAAGCGGCTGCCGGAGCGAATGTGGACGAGCGCCAGATCAACCGCACCGAAGGCATCATCAACTCGATGACGCCGTTCGAGCGCACCCATCCAGAACTCATCAAAGCCTCGCGCAAACGCCGCATCGCTGCCGGTGCAGGCGTGCAAGTGATGCATGTAAACCAGTTGCTGAACCAGTTCGAACAATCGCAGAAGATGATGAAGATGTTCAGCAGCAAAGGCGGCATGGCGAAGATGATGCGCGGCATGGCTGGCAAGTTTCCCGGCATGGGTCGCTAA
- a CDS encoding HAD family hydrolase: MTIKAIIFDVDGTLADTENAHRKSFNKAFAESGLDWNWDVALYDKLLKVTGGKERIKYYVENWLPDFKKPADYDGFVKNLHAVKTGHYTAMLRGGAIPLRPGIKQLIEDARKAGIRLAIATTTTPENVSALLEVGLGKDWAKNFDANGCGDIVPHKKPAPDIYNWVLNELKLAPQDCIALEDSNNGLRSALAAGIKTYVTTNPYTHRQDFAEAAAVFDDLSDLANFYRVTGLHI, from the coding sequence ATGACTATCAAAGCAATCATATTCGATGTTGACGGCACTCTGGCCGACACTGAAAACGCGCACCGCAAATCATTCAACAAGGCATTCGCCGAAAGCGGGCTGGACTGGAACTGGGACGTGGCGCTGTACGACAAGCTGCTGAAAGTGACCGGCGGCAAGGAACGCATCAAGTATTACGTCGAAAACTGGCTGCCCGATTTCAAAAAACCGGCTGACTATGACGGCTTCGTCAAGAATCTGCATGCGGTGAAGACCGGCCACTACACCGCCATGTTGCGCGGCGGCGCCATTCCGTTACGCCCCGGCATCAAACAACTGATAGAGGATGCGCGCAAAGCCGGTATCAGGCTCGCCATTGCAACCACCACCACCCCGGAGAACGTCTCTGCTTTGCTGGAAGTGGGATTGGGGAAGGATTGGGCAAAAAATTTCGACGCCAACGGCTGCGGCGATATCGTGCCGCACAAAAAACCCGCGCCGGATATCTACAACTGGGTGCTGAATGAACTCAAGCTCGCACCGCAGGACTGCATTGCGCTAGAAGACTCCAACAACGGCCTGCGTTCTGCGCTGGCGGCCGGCATCAAGACCTACGTCACCACCAATCCCTACACGCACCGCCAGGATTTCGCTGAGGCCGCTGCTGTGTTCGATGATTTGAGCGACCTGGCAAATTTCTACCGGGTAACCGGCCTGCACATTTAG
- the ilvA gene encoding threonine ammonia-lyase, biosynthetic encodes MQSYLKRILTARVYDVAIESPLEHAPNLSARIGNNVLFKREDMQPVFSFKLRGAYNKMAQLTPEQLKRGVIAASAGNHAQGVALSAHRLGCKAIIVMPTTTPQVKIEAVRHFGQRSVEIVLHGDSYSDACSRAYELEKEKNLTFVHPFDDPDVIAGQGTIGMEILRQHQAPIHAIFCAIGGGGLIAGVAAYVKQVRPDIKIIGVQTTDSDAMYRSLKANKRVQLADVGLFSDGTAVKQVGEETFRICKKYVDEIVLVDTDAVCAAIKDVFQDTRSILEPAGALAIAGAKLYAKREQLKGETLIPIACGANMNFDRLRFVAERAEIGEKREAILAVTIPETPGSFRKFCSLLGKRNITEFNYRFADPKAAQVFVGIQVKDQSETSDLVDKLQRNKLATLDLSDNEMAKLHLRHLVGGHAPAAHDEILFRFEFPERPGALMNFLNSMSHNWNISLFHYRNHGADYGRVLVGMQVPHSDKKALKTFLDTLGYRYWDESDNPAYRLFLG; translated from the coding sequence ATGCAAAGCTATTTAAAACGTATTCTCACTGCCCGCGTCTATGACGTGGCCATCGAATCGCCACTTGAACACGCGCCCAACCTGTCGGCGCGCATCGGCAACAACGTCCTGTTCAAACGCGAAGACATGCAGCCGGTGTTCTCGTTCAAGCTGCGCGGCGCATATAACAAGATGGCCCAACTCACCCCGGAGCAACTCAAGCGCGGCGTGATCGCCGCCTCGGCAGGCAACCACGCGCAGGGCGTGGCACTCAGCGCGCACCGCCTCGGCTGCAAAGCCATCATCGTGATGCCGACCACCACCCCGCAAGTCAAGATCGAGGCAGTGCGACATTTCGGCCAGCGTTCCGTCGAGATCGTGTTGCACGGCGACAGCTACAGCGATGCCTGCAGCCGGGCGTACGAACTGGAAAAAGAGAAGAATCTCACGTTCGTGCACCCGTTCGACGATCCCGATGTGATCGCCGGGCAAGGTACCATCGGCATGGAGATACTGCGCCAGCATCAGGCCCCCATCCACGCCATCTTCTGCGCCATCGGCGGCGGCGGGCTGATCGCGGGCGTGGCCGCCTACGTCAAACAGGTGCGCCCGGATATCAAAATAATCGGCGTGCAAACCACCGATTCGGACGCCATGTACCGTTCCCTCAAAGCCAACAAGCGCGTGCAACTCGCCGACGTCGGCCTGTTCTCGGACGGCACGGCAGTCAAGCAAGTGGGCGAAGAGACGTTCCGCATCTGCAAAAAATACGTGGACGAGATCGTGCTGGTGGATACCGACGCCGTGTGCGCGGCCATCAAGGACGTGTTTCAGGACACGCGTTCCATCCTCGAACCCGCGGGTGCGCTGGCGATTGCCGGTGCCAAGCTGTACGCCAAGCGCGAACAACTCAAAGGCGAAACGCTCATCCCCATCGCCTGCGGAGCAAACATGAATTTCGACCGCCTGCGCTTCGTGGCGGAGCGCGCCGAAATCGGTGAAAAGCGCGAAGCCATCCTCGCCGTCACCATCCCGGAAACCCCGGGCAGTTTCCGCAAATTCTGTTCATTACTCGGCAAACGCAACATCACCGAGTTCAACTACCGGTTCGCCGATCCGAAAGCGGCGCAGGTGTTCGTCGGCATTCAAGTGAAAGACCAGTCGGAAACTTCCGACCTGGTGGACAAACTGCAACGCAACAAGCTGGCCACCCTCGACCTCTCCGACAATGAAATGGCCAAGCTGCACCTGCGCCACCTGGTCGGCGGTCACGCGCCAGCCGCCCATGACGAGATCCTGTTCCGTTTCGAGTTCCCGGAACGTCCCGGTGCACTGATGAATTTCCTCAACAGCATGAGCCACAACTGGAACATCTCATTATTCCACTACCGCAACCACGGCGCGGACTACGGGCGCGTATTGGTCGGCATGCAAGTGCCGCACAGCGATAAAAAGGCGCTCAAGACCTTCCTTGACACCCTCGGCTACCGCTATTGGGACGAGAGCGACAATCCGGCGTACCGGCTGTTTCTTGGATAA
- a CDS encoding nucleotidyltransferase family protein produces MKKQDALDFLESHKQTIIERFGVKHLALFGSVVRDEAREDSDIDVLVEFEGGENYRNYFDLLFYLEDHLHCAIDLVSRDALRPQLKPYIENEAHYVA; encoded by the coding sequence ATGAAGAAACAAGATGCTTTGGATTTCCTTGAATCACACAAACAAACCATCATCGAACGGTTTGGTGTAAAGCATCTGGCATTGTTCGGCTCTGTTGTGCGCGACGAAGCCCGCGAAGACAGTGATATCGACGTACTGGTAGAGTTCGAAGGTGGCGAGAACTACCGCAATTACTTCGACCTTTTGTTTTATCTGGAAGATCATCTTCACTGCGCAATAGATTTGGTGAGCCGCGATGCCCTGCGCCCCCAACTCAAGCCATACATCGAGAATGAGGCGCATTATGTCGCGTGA
- a CDS encoding DUF86 domain-containing protein, which translates to MSREWKLYFDDLLGFCEKVISYTHGLTREEFETSGLNYDATLWNVQLFGEAAKNIPEEIRSKIPEVPWRELIGMRNRLAHGYFGINNAMLWHVVEIEVPKLHAALLHIAATRTDLFKGQS; encoded by the coding sequence ATGTCGCGTGAATGGAAACTGTATTTCGACGATTTGCTGGGATTTTGCGAGAAGGTTATAAGCTACACACACGGCCTGACACGCGAAGAGTTTGAAACCAGCGGCCTCAACTACGATGCAACTCTGTGGAATGTACAGTTATTCGGTGAAGCAGCCAAAAATATCCCTGAAGAAATACGCAGCAAAATTCCTGAGGTGCCATGGCGCGAATTGATCGGAATGCGCAACCGTTTGGCTCATGGCTATTTCGGAATCAATAATGCAATGCTTTGGCACGTCGTGGAGATAGAAGTGCCAAAATTACATGCAGCCTTGCTGCACATTGCTGCCACTCGCACCGACCTATTCAAAGGTCAGTCTTGA
- a CDS encoding TfoX/Sxy family protein, giving the protein MATDSFRDFVLEQLAALEGLRCKRMFGGHGLYADEVFFGILFDGRLYFKTHPDTLPDYLTVAASVFAPSKKQVLKNYREVPVEILEDGMQLTSRTRKAAR; this is encoded by the coding sequence ATGGCTACCGATTCCTTCCGTGATTTCGTGCTGGAGCAACTTGCTGCTCTTGAAGGACTGCGCTGCAAACGCATGTTTGGCGGTCATGGCCTTTACGCCGACGAGGTGTTTTTCGGCATCCTTTTCGATGGCAGGCTGTATTTCAAGACACATCCGGATACCTTGCCGGATTACCTGACCGTTGCAGCCTCCGTATTCGCCCCCTCGAAAAAACAGGTTTTAAAGAATTACCGCGAAGTTCCGGTAGAGATACTGGAAGATGGCATGCAATTAACGTCGCGGACACGAAAGGCGGCGCGCTGA
- a CDS encoding 5-formyltetrahydrofolate cyclo-ligase produces MNIQARKRALRQSIIADREKLPVAERLRLSRAIVESTRNLPVYQQARTVLGYLNFGAELVAELWVRQALADGKQVLLPRVNRASRHLDLYRVQDLEHDVAPGSWGIREPVAERCIKEEALGTVEFILLPGVAFTREGARLGYGGGFYDKLLAQIPHRPALVAGAFALQVVQEIPQESTDRNVEWLVTEAEMIRCNLGRE; encoded by the coding sequence ATGAACATCCAAGCTAGGAAGCGGGCCCTCCGGCAAAGTATAATCGCCGACCGCGAAAAGTTGCCCGTTGCCGAGCGCTTGCGCCTGAGCCGTGCCATTGTTGAATCTACCCGCAATTTGCCGGTCTATCAGCAGGCGCGGACAGTACTGGGTTATCTGAATTTCGGCGCAGAATTGGTGGCCGAGCTGTGGGTACGGCAGGCGCTGGCCGACGGCAAGCAGGTGTTGCTGCCGCGAGTGAACCGTGCCAGCAGACATCTGGACTTATATCGGGTGCAGGATTTGGAGCATGATGTGGCACCCGGTTCATGGGGTATACGTGAGCCAGTTGCAGAACGCTGTATAAAAGAAGAAGCGCTTGGAACGGTGGAGTTCATCCTGTTACCCGGCGTGGCGTTCACCCGCGAGGGTGCACGGTTGGGATACGGCGGCGGTTTTTACGACAAACTGCTGGCACAAATACCGCATCGGCCGGCTTTGGTCGCCGGCGCGTTCGCGCTACAAGTAGTGCAGGAGATTCCGCAAGAGAGTACCGACCGCAATGTGGAGTGGCTGGTGACGGAAGCCGAAATGATACGCTGCAACTTAGGGAGAGAGTAG
- the aceE gene encoding pyruvate dehydrogenase (acetyl-transferring), homodimeric type, whose protein sequence is MPMQQPENVDRDPLETQEWLDALQSVLEKEGAERAHFLMDQLIHHARMAGDDMPISATTPYINTIPLDKEERSAGNMELEHRIRALMRWNAMAIVMNANKESSELGGHIASFASAATLYDVAFNHFFHGKTDDHGGDLVYFQGHSSPGIYARAFIEGRLSEEQLYKFRQEVDGGGLSSYPHPWLMPDFWQFPTVSMGLGPLMAIYQARFMRYLQHRELAHTDNRKVWAFLGDGETDEPESLGAISMAGREQLDNLIFVINCNLQRLDGPVRGNGKIIQELEGVFRGAGWNVIKVIWGRWWDRLLLKDKTGLLLKRMEEVVDGEYQTYKSKDGAYVRQHFFGKYPELLELVADMSDDDIWRLNRGGHDPFKMFAAYSAAMKHKGQPTVILAKTVKGYGMGEAGEGQNPTHQQKKIGEEALRKFRDRFNIPVTDEQLPNLPFVRPAEDSQEMKYLRERGAAMGTLPARKPLSEPLTIPELSAFDALLKDSEGREFSTTMAFVRLLSVLVKDKNIGKKIVPIVPDESRTFGMEGMFRQLGIFSQVGQLYTPEDADQLMFYKESSTGQILQEGINEAGGMADWIAAATSYANNGTAMIPFYIYYSMFGFQRIGDMAWAAGDLRARGFLVGGTAGRTTLNGEGLQHQDGHSHLQAAMIPNCVSYDPTFAYELAVIVHDGMRRMYHNQEDVFYYLTVMNENYAHPAMPKGAEEGIIKGMYKFSAGKAKAKAKVQLLGSGTILREVIAAAELLEKDFGVSADVWSVTSYNELRREGIDCERWNTLHPEAKPRVSYVEQCLDAKIPVISATDYIRSYSDQIRPFVKAHYKTLGTDGFGRSDTRKKLRGFFEVDRHYVAITALKALADEGAIPASEVSKAIKLYKINPDKPNPTTV, encoded by the coding sequence ATGCCAATGCAACAACCGGAAAATGTAGATCGCGATCCGCTGGAAACGCAGGAGTGGCTGGATGCGCTCCAATCCGTGCTGGAAAAGGAAGGCGCTGAGCGCGCCCACTTCCTGATGGACCAATTGATCCATCATGCCCGCATGGCCGGCGACGATATGCCGATCAGCGCCACCACCCCCTACATCAACACGATCCCGCTGGACAAGGAAGAGCGCTCTGCCGGCAACATGGAGCTGGAGCACCGCATCCGCGCCCTGATGCGCTGGAACGCAATGGCCATCGTCATGAACGCCAACAAGGAATCGTCCGAACTGGGCGGCCATATCGCCAGCTTCGCCTCGGCCGCGACTTTGTACGACGTCGCTTTCAACCATTTCTTTCACGGCAAGACCGACGATCACGGTGGCGACCTGGTGTACTTCCAGGGCCACTCTTCGCCCGGCATCTATGCCCGCGCTTTCATCGAAGGCCGCCTGAGCGAAGAACAGCTGTATAAATTCCGCCAGGAAGTGGATGGAGGAGGGTTGTCCTCCTATCCGCATCCGTGGCTGATGCCCGATTTCTGGCAGTTCCCCACCGTATCCATGGGTCTGGGCCCGTTGATGGCGATTTACCAGGCCCGCTTCATGCGTTATCTGCAACACCGCGAACTCGCGCATACCGACAATCGCAAGGTATGGGCTTTCCTCGGCGACGGTGAGACCGACGAACCGGAATCGCTGGGCGCGATCTCGATGGCCGGGCGCGAACAACTCGACAACCTGATCTTCGTGATCAACTGCAATCTGCAGCGCTTGGACGGCCCGGTGCGTGGCAACGGCAAGATCATTCAGGAACTGGAAGGCGTATTCCGCGGCGCGGGTTGGAACGTGATCAAGGTCATTTGGGGCCGCTGGTGGGATCGCCTGTTGCTCAAGGATAAGACAGGCCTGTTGCTGAAGCGCATGGAAGAAGTGGTCGACGGCGAATACCAGACCTATAAATCCAAGGATGGCGCGTACGTGCGCCAGCATTTCTTCGGCAAGTATCCGGAACTGCTGGAACTTGTCGCAGACATGTCGGACGACGATATCTGGCGCCTGAACCGCGGTGGTCACGACCCGTTCAAGATGTTTGCGGCCTATTCTGCGGCCATGAAGCACAAAGGCCAGCCGACCGTGATCCTCGCCAAGACGGTCAAAGGTTACGGCATGGGCGAAGCGGGCGAAGGACAGAACCCGACGCACCAGCAAAAGAAGATCGGCGAGGAAGCGTTGCGCAAGTTCCGCGACCGCTTCAACATTCCCGTCACCGACGAACAATTGCCCAACCTGCCCTTCGTGCGTCCCGCGGAAGACAGCCAGGAAATGAAATACCTGCGGGAGCGCGGCGCGGCGATGGGTACGCTACCGGCACGCAAACCGCTCAGCGAGCCGCTGACGATTCCGGAACTGTCGGCATTCGACGCCTTGCTCAAGGACAGCGAGGGCCGTGAATTCTCCACCACCATGGCTTTTGTACGCCTGCTCAGCGTGCTGGTAAAAGACAAGAACATCGGCAAGAAGATCGTGCCCATCGTCCCGGACGAATCTCGCACCTTCGGCATGGAAGGCATGTTCCGCCAGCTCGGTATCTTCTCGCAGGTCGGCCAGCTGTACACGCCGGAAGACGCCGACCAACTCATGTTCTACAAAGAGTCGTCGACCGGACAGATATTGCAGGAGGGCATCAACGAAGCCGGCGGCATGGCCGACTGGATCGCCGCGGCGACTTCTTACGCCAACAACGGCACGGCGATGATCCCGTTCTACATCTATTACTCGATGTTCGGTTTCCAGCGTATCGGCGATATGGCCTGGGCGGCCGGCGACCTGCGCGCGCGCGGCTTCCTCGTCGGAGGCACTGCAGGCCGCACCACCCTGAATGGCGAAGGCCTGCAGCATCAGGACGGGCACAGCCACCTGCAGGCCGCCATGATCCCTAACTGCGTAAGCTACGATCCGACCTTTGCCTATGAGCTGGCCGTGATCGTGCATGACGGCATGCGCCGCATGTACCATAACCAGGAAGACGTGTTCTATTACCTGACGGTGATGAACGAGAACTACGCGCATCCGGCCATGCCCAAGGGCGCGGAGGAAGGCATCATCAAAGGTATGTACAAGTTCAGCGCGGGCAAAGCCAAGGCGAAAGCCAAGGTGCAACTGCTGGGCAGCGGAACGATTCTGCGTGAAGTGATCGCCGCGGCTGAACTGCTGGAGAAGGATTTCGGCGTATCCGCCGACGTGTGGAGTGTGACCAGCTATAACGAACTACGGCGCGAAGGCATCGATTGCGAACGCTGGAATACCCTGCATCCTGAAGCCAAGCCACGCGTGAGCTATGTTGAACAATGTCTGGACGCCAAGATCCCCGTGATCTCTGCAACGGATTACATCCGTTCCTATTCCGACCAGATCCGTCCGTTCGTCAAGGCGCATTACAAGACGCTGGGCACGGACGGTTTCGGCCGCTCGGATACGCGCAAAAAATTGCGCGGCTTCTTTGAGGTGGATCGCCACTACGTCGCCATCACCGCGTTGAAGGCGCTGGCAGACGAGGGAGCTATCCCGGCGAGCGAGGTGAGCAAGGCGATCAAGCTGTACAAGATCAATCCTGACAAACCGAACCCGACGACGGTTTAA
- the aceF gene encoding dihydrolipoyllysine-residue acetyltransferase: MAEIKNVLVPDIGNFKDVSVIEVSVKAGDKVSAEQALISLETDKATIDVPAPFGGVVKDVKVKVGDKVSEGTLIVTIEASGEAAAQAVAPAAVAPAAAPAVPVVPATPSPAEPAAVAAAISAAPMATPASGSAHASPSIRRFARELGVNLTQVGGSGEKGRVTKDDVQNFVKKSLAQPAGGSGLQVPEMPAVDFAKYGAIETKPLSRIKKISGANLRRNWVTIPHVTQFEEADISEMEAFRKELGLEYAKESFKITPLAFMLKACAITLKHFPDFNASLDASGENLVLKKYIHIGVAVDTPDGLMVPVIRDVDQKGIVQLAKELGEVSAKAREKKITAADMQGGCFTISSLGGIGGTSFTPIINAPEVAILGVSRSSMKPVWKDGEFVPRLMLPLSLSYDHRVIDGAAGARFTTYLAHVLSDMRRLAL, from the coding sequence GTGGCCGAAATCAAGAATGTGTTAGTGCCGGACATCGGCAATTTCAAGGATGTGAGTGTCATCGAAGTGTCGGTGAAGGCCGGCGACAAGGTAAGCGCCGAGCAGGCACTTATTTCGCTGGAGACCGACAAGGCGACCATAGACGTACCTGCGCCGTTCGGTGGCGTGGTAAAAGATGTGAAGGTGAAGGTGGGCGACAAGGTATCTGAAGGTACATTGATCGTGACGATTGAAGCGAGCGGTGAAGCTGCGGCACAGGCGGTGGCCCCGGCTGCGGTAGCACCTGCGGCCGCACCAGCAGTTCCCGTTGTGCCCGCAACCCCGTCTCCCGCCGAACCCGCAGCTGTCGCGGCAGCAATTTCAGCCGCCCCGATGGCGACCCCTGCGTCCGGCAGCGCACATGCCAGTCCGTCCATTCGCCGCTTTGCGCGCGAACTGGGCGTGAACCTGACTCAGGTAGGCGGTAGCGGCGAAAAAGGCCGCGTGACCAAGGACGACGTGCAGAACTTCGTCAAAAAGTCGCTGGCGCAACCGGCCGGCGGCAGCGGCCTGCAAGTGCCGGAAATGCCGGCGGTGGATTTCGCCAAGTACGGCGCGATAGAAACCAAACCGCTGTCGCGCATCAAGAAGATCTCCGGCGCCAACCTGCGCCGCAACTGGGTGACCATTCCGCACGTGACCCAGTTCGAGGAAGCAGACATCAGCGAGATGGAAGCTTTCCGCAAAGAGTTGGGTCTGGAATACGCAAAAGAAAGCTTCAAGATCACCCCGCTCGCCTTCATGCTCAAGGCCTGCGCGATCACCCTGAAACACTTCCCTGATTTCAATGCGTCGCTGGATGCCAGCGGCGAAAATCTAGTGCTGAAGAAATACATCCATATCGGCGTTGCCGTGGATACGCCGGACGGGCTGATGGTGCCAGTGATACGCGACGTGGACCAAAAAGGCATCGTGCAGTTGGCGAAGGAACTGGGCGAAGTCAGCGCCAAGGCACGCGAGAAGAAAATCACGGCCGCGGACATGCAGGGCGGCTGTTTCACCATTTCCAGCCTGGGCGGCATCGGCGGCACTTCGTTCACGCCTATCATCAATGCGCCGGAAGTCGCCATTCTCGGCGTGTCGCGCTCCAGCATGAAACCGGTCTGGAAGGACGGCGAATTCGTGCCTCGCCTGATGCTGCCGCTGTCGCTGTCCTACGATCACCGCGTGATCGACGGTGCTGCCGGCGCGCGTTTCACCACTTACCTGGCGCATGTGTTGTCCGACATGCGCAGGCTGGCGCTGTAA
- the nadD gene encoding nicotinate-nucleotide adenylyltransferase, producing the protein MSTSPIGILGGTFDPIHNGHLRIAQEALEQCGMAQVRFVPCGTPPHRPTPSASAKSRWEMVRLALNGHSDFLVDVREVFRTDPCYTVDTLAGLRAELGPQQPLCLILGGDAFLHLHTWHEWKRLFELAHIVVLQRAGGQPLGNAMLKADAALQAEYQTRLAPGAGALHETPSGAIFVADMPALEISSTDIRRRCAEGKSTRFLVPDVVTNYINTHELYRQC; encoded by the coding sequence GTGAGTACCTCTCCCATCGGCATCCTGGGCGGCACTTTCGATCCCATCCACAATGGGCATCTGCGTATCGCACAGGAGGCGCTGGAACAGTGCGGTATGGCGCAGGTGCGTTTCGTTCCCTGCGGCACGCCGCCGCATCGCCCGACGCCAAGCGCCTCGGCCAAATCGCGCTGGGAGATGGTGCGTCTGGCCCTGAACGGCCATTCCGACTTTCTGGTCGATGTACGCGAGGTGTTCCGTACCGACCCCTGTTATACGGTGGACACACTGGCGGGTTTGCGCGCCGAACTTGGCCCGCAACAGCCGCTGTGCCTGATCCTCGGAGGCGACGCCTTTTTGCATCTGCACACCTGGCATGAGTGGAAACGCCTGTTCGAACTGGCCCATATCGTGGTATTGCAGCGTGCCGGCGGCCAGCCGCTGGGCAATGCGATGCTCAAGGCCGATGCCGCGTTGCAGGCCGAATATCAGACGCGCCTCGCCCCGGGTGCAGGTGCGTTGCACGAGACCCCCAGCGGCGCGATCTTCGTCGCCGACATGCCCGCCCTGGAAATTTCCTCCACCGACATCCGCCGCCGCTGTGCGGAAGGAAAAAGTACCCGTTTTCTGGTGCCGGATGTCGTCACCAATTACATCAACACTCACGAACTTTACCGTCAATGCTAA